One Methanoculleus sp. 7T genomic window carries:
- a CDS encoding uracil-xanthine permease family protein, with product MEFTYGIDDRPGPAALLIFGLQWLAVSVPAILIIGKVVAALQTDGSAISYLQRLFLLIALVMLVQLYLGHKLPLVIGPATVLLIGILASLDQGFGAINASLVIGGLLLAGLAAAGLFDYLKRLFTPRVIVVVLMLIAFTLAPVILNLITDGGGTVPATHTFLFALAFALVLFLANGFLKGIWKSTLALWAIILGTLAYVVLFGAVPLPPADIAPLALPGGLLAPLAVPDVGVLAAFLICFLALAVNDLGSIQSVGGLLKADAMGERVNRGVTVTGLGNALAGITGVIGPVNFSLSPGVIAATGCASRFALVPAAVALGLVAASPLAIGYLSSIPGPVIGVVLAYVMAAQIAAGLMLGQESSAVGTFDEGLIIGIPLLLGTVVAFLPAAIAAGFPATVRPLIANGFVVGVIAVLVLEHIVYRRPQN from the coding sequence ATGGAATTCACCTACGGTATCGACGACCGGCCGGGGCCGGCAGCGCTCCTCATCTTCGGCCTGCAGTGGCTGGCGGTGAGCGTCCCCGCCATCCTCATCATCGGCAAGGTCGTAGCCGCCCTCCAGACCGATGGGTCGGCCATCTCGTATCTCCAGAGGCTCTTCCTCCTCATCGCCCTCGTGATGCTCGTGCAGTTATACCTCGGGCACAAACTCCCGCTGGTGATCGGCCCGGCGACGGTGCTCCTGATCGGCATCCTCGCGAGCCTCGATCAGGGATTCGGGGCGATAAACGCGTCGCTGGTGATCGGCGGGCTTCTCCTCGCAGGGCTCGCGGCAGCCGGCCTCTTTGATTACTTAAAACGCCTCTTTACGCCCCGAGTGATCGTGGTCGTCCTCATGCTCATCGCGTTCACCCTCGCTCCCGTCATCCTCAACCTGATCACGGACGGCGGCGGCACGGTCCCGGCGACGCATACCTTCCTCTTTGCCCTTGCATTCGCTCTCGTTCTCTTTCTTGCAAACGGGTTCTTGAAAGGAATATGGAAGTCGACCCTTGCACTCTGGGCGATCATCCTCGGGACCCTGGCCTACGTCGTCCTCTTCGGTGCGGTCCCCCTGCCTCCTGCAGATATCGCACCGCTCGCGCTCCCCGGAGGCCTGCTCGCGCCGCTCGCCGTCCCCGACGTCGGGGTCCTTGCAGCGTTCCTGATCTGCTTCCTCGCGCTTGCCGTCAACGACCTCGGGTCCATCCAGTCGGTGGGCGGCCTCTTGAAGGCTGATGCGATGGGCGAGCGGGTGAACCGCGGGGTGACCGTCACCGGCCTCGGCAACGCCCTCGCGGGGATTACAGGAGTGATCGGTCCGGTGAACTTCTCCCTGAGCCCCGGGGTCATCGCCGCCACCGGGTGCGCGTCCCGGTTCGCCCTGGTCCCGGCCGCGGTCGCGCTCGGTCTTGTGGCCGCATCGCCCCTTGCGATTGGGTACCTCAGCAGCATCCCGGGGCCGGTCATCGGCGTCGTCCTCGCCTACGTCATGGCCGCCCAGATCGCGGCTGGGCTTATGCTCGGGCAGGAGAGCAGCGCGGTCGGGACGTTCGACGAAGGGCTGATCATCGGCATCCCCCTCCTCCTCGGGACCGTGGTGGCGTTCCTGCCTGCGGCAATCGCCGCAGGGTTCCCGGCAACCGTCCGCCCCCTGATCGCAAACGGCTTCGTGGTGGGTGTCATAGCGGTCCTGGTGCTCGAGCATATCGTCTACCGTCGACCGCAGAACTAG
- the iorA gene encoding indolepyruvate ferredoxin oxidoreductase subunit alpha codes for MAVRYLLGNEGIAHACLEANIDFASGYPGTPSSEVIDVLRVQKERSFTVEWSTNEKVAFENALAAAWCGLRALCTMKHVGLNVAADPLMTSAYTGVTGGFVVLSADDPFAHSSQNEQDTRRYAHFAKLPCLDPASVQEAHDMMRDAFALSEEFGLPVIFRPTTRICHSKGDVDVGEVGTDHRTAVFRGNPKQYVVIPAHTRVLHKALNEKQPALKKRLVELGYNRHTVRGKTAVIASGVAAAYVQEVLPDDVSLAVIGAYPIDEEWLRAFVDRHEKVLVIEELDPVVEEAVRQAATKTEVFGKMTGTVPFGGEFTPATVAAAMQEAGITPTVAFPAAAPVQGVPPRPPILCAGCMHRPTFYAMRKVFRDGIFPSDIGCYTLGLQLGAVDTTICMGASITIGSGIARSGEERPVVCTIGDSTFLHTGIPGLLNAVYNGADMLVVILDNRITAMTGHQPNPNTGVTAVGAESTPISLEAICRSCGASWVETVDPYDLPVLLDTFRRAKERKGVRVIIAKQPCVITARRSGVRRKPYAVDPERCTGCGVCRSFGCPAIAFSEKNATITELCAGCGVCADICPSGAIGKEGRR; via the coding sequence ATGGCAGTACGATACCTACTCGGGAACGAGGGCATTGCTCACGCATGCCTGGAAGCAAATATCGATTTTGCCAGCGGATACCCGGGGACACCGTCCTCTGAGGTGATCGATGTCCTTCGGGTGCAGAAGGAGCGCTCCTTCACCGTGGAGTGGTCCACGAACGAGAAGGTCGCCTTCGAGAACGCGCTCGCCGCCGCTTGGTGCGGCCTGCGCGCACTCTGCACCATGAAGCATGTCGGGCTGAACGTGGCGGCCGATCCCCTGATGACGAGCGCATACACCGGGGTGACCGGCGGGTTCGTTGTCCTCTCCGCAGACGATCCCTTTGCGCACAGTTCCCAGAACGAGCAGGATACGCGGCGCTACGCGCATTTCGCCAAACTCCCCTGCCTCGATCCGGCGTCGGTTCAGGAGGCGCACGACATGATGCGGGACGCCTTCGCCCTCTCCGAGGAGTTCGGCCTGCCGGTAATCTTCCGGCCCACAACACGGATCTGCCACTCAAAGGGCGACGTCGACGTCGGAGAGGTCGGCACCGACCACCGGACCGCCGTCTTCCGCGGCAACCCGAAACAGTACGTGGTCATCCCCGCGCACACCCGCGTGCTGCACAAAGCCCTGAACGAGAAACAACCGGCGCTCAAGAAGCGCTTGGTCGAACTCGGCTACAACCGCCACACCGTCCGGGGCAAGACCGCCGTCATCGCAAGCGGCGTCGCCGCCGCCTACGTCCAAGAGGTGCTCCCCGACGACGTCTCGCTCGCGGTCATCGGCGCCTACCCCATCGACGAGGAGTGGCTCCGGGCCTTCGTCGACCGGCACGAAAAAGTCCTCGTCATCGAAGAACTCGATCCGGTCGTCGAGGAGGCGGTGCGCCAAGCGGCGACAAAGACGGAGGTCTTCGGCAAGATGACCGGCACGGTGCCGTTTGGGGGCGAGTTCACCCCGGCGACGGTCGCCGCCGCCATGCAGGAAGCGGGCATAACCCCGACGGTCGCCTTCCCGGCGGCCGCACCGGTCCAGGGGGTGCCGCCCCGCCCGCCGATCCTCTGTGCCGGGTGCATGCACCGGCCGACGTTCTACGCTATGCGGAAAGTCTTCCGCGACGGCATCTTCCCTAGCGACATCGGGTGCTACACCCTTGGACTCCAGCTCGGGGCAGTGGATACCACCATCTGCATGGGCGCCTCGATCACCATCGGGAGCGGTATCGCCCGGTCGGGCGAGGAGCGCCCGGTGGTCTGCACCATCGGCGACTCGACGTTCCTGCACACCGGGATTCCGGGGCTCTTAAACGCCGTATACAACGGTGCCGATATGCTCGTCGTCATCCTCGACAACCGGATCACAGCCATGACCGGCCACCAGCCGAACCCCAACACCGGGGTGACGGCCGTGGGCGCCGAGAGCACCCCGATATCGCTTGAGGCGATCTGCCGGTCGTGCGGGGCCTCTTGGGTCGAGACGGTCGACCCCTACGACCTGCCGGTGCTCCTCGATACCTTCCGCCGGGCAAAGGAGCGCAAGGGTGTTCGGGTTATCATCGCAAAGCAACCCTGCGTCATCACCGCGCGTCGGAGCGGGGTCAGGCGCAAACCCTACGCAGTCGACCCCGAACGATGCACGGGTTGCGGTGTCTGCCGGTCGTTCGGCTGCCCGGCGATCGCTTTCTCCGAGAAGAATGCGACAATCACCGAACTCTGCGCCGGGTGCGGCGTCTGTGCGGACATATGTCCGTCGGGTGCTATCGGCAAGGAGGGACGACGATGA
- a CDS encoding indolepyruvate oxidoreductase subunit beta has translation MKPSFDILIVGIGGQGTVLASNVLGEACILEHRSVRSAETHGMAQRGGSVESHIRIDGKFGSLIAPGTADLLIAFDLLEALRYRHYLPAGGRLVVNRHLVVPTSVYQQGLAVPDEESILAALSDLDVTCIDAAGLAEEAGSVLSQNIVMLGAASGDIPLRPETLEEAVRRCVPPKTVEINTKAFRLGRAAGKQGAPAP, from the coding sequence ATGAAGCCTTCGTTTGATATCCTGATCGTCGGTATCGGCGGCCAGGGGACCGTGCTCGCCTCAAACGTCCTCGGCGAGGCGTGTATCCTCGAACACCGGAGCGTCAGGAGCGCCGAGACCCACGGCATGGCACAGCGCGGCGGATCGGTGGAGAGCCACATCCGCATCGACGGGAAGTTCGGCTCCCTGATCGCACCTGGGACTGCCGACCTCCTGATCGCATTCGACCTCCTCGAAGCCCTCCGCTACCGCCACTATCTCCCGGCCGGAGGGAGGCTCGTGGTGAACCGGCACCTGGTCGTCCCCACATCGGTCTACCAGCAGGGCCTCGCCGTGCCCGACGAAGAGAGCATCCTCGCCGCGCTCTCCGACCTCGACGTCACCTGCATCGACGCGGCAGGCCTCGCAGAGGAAGCGGGGAGCGTGCTTTCGCAGAATATCGTCATGCTCGGGGCCGCGTCCGGCGATATACCGCTCAGGCCGGAGACCCTCGAAGAGGCGGTGCGGCGGTGCGTCCCGCCAAAGACCGTCGAGATCAACACGAAAGCCTTCCGGCTCGGACGGGCGGCCGGGAAGCAGGGTGCGCCGGCACCCTGA
- a CDS encoding small ribosomal subunit Rsm22 family protein produces MSERDIVGVVERLAATKPEFRLSELQEHLGEGQPLESLADDVRPHLGGLGLTIRPADDDYVIGRLSAGEVLTVDDDGRERQLAFFRNPEVPDYIQQQIEAYIGKKTNKTPDDPVMLDRMANAILAQKSQYWKERRVSYRKAYPVLGYLAYHAPVYLVQFEHIFWQIISQGLAKPHMRILDVGTGPGVVPLAVIDLLGRIGSGTAEVYAVERSEEHLEAYNALVPAAAEARGNAVRVHKPIREDINALAVENLPDRIDLMVFSNVLNELRGMDAEERADLVVALAERLAPDGTIVVVEPADLANATAMRQTVRAIADRGLTIYSPCSFIWNTACNPTRCWTFEQKSNIRPTKLMERLAEGRDAYRFINVDIKYSSALLRKDTKTQHTCRVPPGAKFARFSHLHRHRDRKINVVAALMSGNLGDNQTKVYKVCDGTPADPVYAVIPRTLRGLNRDIFGGLAYGDIVQLYGVLVRFNRDHAAYNLVVLPETRIEPVGCPTGEAGEKENRVTPPPRQFGKARHP; encoded by the coding sequence ATGAGCGAGCGGGATATTGTTGGAGTAGTAGAGCGCCTTGCAGCCACAAAGCCCGAGTTCCGGCTCTCGGAACTGCAGGAGCACCTGGGGGAGGGGCAGCCACTCGAAAGCCTCGCCGATGACGTCCGCCCGCACCTCGGCGGCCTCGGCCTCACCATCAGGCCCGCCGACGACGATTACGTGATCGGCCGCCTCTCTGCAGGGGAAGTGCTCACCGTCGATGATGACGGGCGCGAGCGGCAACTCGCGTTCTTCCGGAACCCCGAGGTGCCTGACTACATCCAGCAGCAGATTGAAGCCTACATCGGGAAGAAGACCAACAAAACCCCTGACGACCCGGTCATGCTCGACCGGATGGCGAACGCCATCCTCGCTCAGAAGAGCCAGTACTGGAAAGAACGGCGGGTGAGTTACCGGAAGGCCTACCCGGTCCTCGGCTACCTCGCCTACCATGCGCCCGTCTACTTGGTGCAGTTCGAGCACATCTTCTGGCAGATCATCAGTCAGGGGCTCGCGAAGCCGCATATGCGTATCCTCGACGTGGGCACCGGGCCGGGGGTCGTGCCGCTCGCCGTCATCGACCTCCTCGGAAGGATCGGGAGCGGGACGGCCGAGGTCTACGCCGTCGAGCGCTCCGAAGAGCACCTCGAGGCTTACAACGCTCTCGTCCCGGCCGCCGCCGAAGCACGGGGGAACGCCGTGCGGGTGCATAAGCCCATTCGCGAGGACATCAATGCGCTCGCGGTCGAGAACCTGCCCGACCGGATCGACCTTATGGTCTTCTCGAACGTCCTAAACGAACTCCGCGGTATGGATGCCGAAGAACGTGCCGACCTCGTCGTCGCTCTCGCCGAACGCCTCGCGCCGGACGGGACGATCGTCGTCGTGGAACCGGCAGACCTCGCCAACGCGACCGCCATGCGGCAGACCGTGCGCGCGATTGCAGACCGGGGCCTCACCATCTACAGCCCCTGCTCGTTCATCTGGAACACCGCCTGCAACCCCACGCGGTGCTGGACCTTCGAGCAGAAGAGCAACATCCGGCCGACCAAGCTGATGGAGCGCCTCGCTGAGGGAAGGGATGCCTATCGGTTCATCAACGTCGATATCAAGTATTCCTCCGCGCTCCTGCGGAAGGATACGAAGACGCAGCACACTTGCCGAGTCCCGCCGGGGGCGAAGTTCGCCCGCTTCTCCCACCTCCACCGGCACCGCGACAGAAAGATCAACGTCGTCGCCGCGCTGATGTCAGGGAACCTCGGCGACAACCAGACGAAGGTCTACAAGGTCTGCGACGGGACGCCCGCAGACCCGGTCTACGCCGTGATCCCGCGCACCCTCCGCGGCCTGAACCGTGACATATTCGGGGGCCTCGCCTACGGCGATATCGTCCAACTCTACGGAGTTCTCGTCCGGTTCAACCGGGACCACGCCGCGTACAACCTGGTCGTCCTGCCGGAGACCCGGATCGAGCCGGTCGGGTGTCCGACGGGGGAGGCGGGGGAGAAGGAAAACAGGGTTACGCCGCCCCCCCGCCAGTTCGGGAAGGCCAGGCACCCCTGA
- a CDS encoding FapA family protein, protein MKHLAVIILGLLLIPSGAQALTFLGGDQPVISSPIPDDVIASGGTVTVGAPVDSLTVAGGVVTVNAPIRGDVIAAGGTLIINGDVGGKVLAAGGEIEVNGNATNALITGSTVRIGKDAVIKRDAVIAAGDVTNEGSVLHNLTVSGGTFNNTGTAGNVTFEQEQEPAFPLPGLFSVLAAVGFLILGLLLVRAFPAPFMTVVRQVEGSPVVLTVVGFFAIIVSAIILLILGLTIIGFPLALVGGLLFIVALMLSSLFVAYALGDVILSRTRWKPGPMGVFVVGFVILQLLIFIPLLGALVQVVAVSLGYGGLLYAIRGAWPSRTGGGAA, encoded by the coding sequence ATGAAGCATCTGGCAGTGATCATCCTCGGTCTGCTGCTCATCCCGTCCGGAGCTCAGGCGCTCACGTTCCTCGGCGGGGACCAGCCCGTGATAAGTAGCCCCATCCCCGACGATGTAATAGCGTCGGGCGGGACCGTGACCGTCGGCGCCCCTGTCGACAGCCTGACGGTCGCCGGGGGCGTGGTTACGGTGAATGCGCCGATTCGGGGCGACGTCATCGCCGCAGGGGGCACCCTGATCATCAACGGCGACGTCGGCGGGAAGGTGCTCGCCGCCGGCGGCGAGATCGAGGTGAACGGGAATGCGACGAACGCCCTCATCACGGGGAGCACGGTCCGGATCGGGAAAGATGCCGTCATCAAGCGGGACGCGGTGATCGCTGCCGGGGACGTCACGAACGAAGGATCGGTCCTGCACAACCTGACGGTCTCGGGGGGGACCTTCAACAATACCGGCACGGCCGGGAACGTCACTTTTGAACAAGAGCAGGAGCCGGCGTTTCCGCTGCCCGGCCTCTTCTCGGTGCTTGCAGCCGTCGGGTTCCTCATATTAGGGCTCCTCCTCGTCAGGGCCTTCCCTGCTCCGTTCATGACGGTGGTCCGGCAGGTTGAGGGGAGCCCGGTCGTTCTCACGGTCGTCGGGTTCTTTGCGATCATCGTATCGGCGATCATCCTCCTCATCCTCGGCCTCACCATCATCGGCTTTCCTCTCGCGCTTGTCGGGGGTTTGCTCTTCATCGTCGCCCTGATGCTCTCGTCGCTCTTCGTCGCGTACGCCCTCGGGGACGTCATTCTCTCTCGGACGAGGTGGAAGCCCGGACCGATGGGGGTGTTCGTCGTCGGGTTCGTCATCCTGCAGCTCCTCATCTTCATTCCGCTGCTCGGAGCCCTTGTCCAGGTCGTCGCCGTCAGCCTCGGCTACGGTGGGTTGCTCTACGCAATCAGGGGTGCCTGGCCTTCCCGAACTGGCGGGGGGGCGGCGTAA
- a CDS encoding S8 family peptidase translates to MKTKKIRGLPVVLALFLVGMAAVPMVSAQTGIEGSFDLETCRTEALEHISTQEGIPVGELTIINEAFATFPLTGQTLWGAKVLDAKSSAIYGVYLDEQGKVVDVDAVKEAEAAEKSKRYGKLDPDLAERVSTLRSDEKVVVWIWLTEPSMDRSRFQGNLSEEQYQDLLSLQRTTYAAHEAPVIDFLKAQDSTVVYACQYAPVVFAEVSRETIQDLSKRSDVVSMDITRSYEPALNSAAPTVKADVVWGRGKTGTGIKVAIVEVPESGTSSRIEFSNPYLLDGLSYRPDLPASSHATEVAGIVASTHSTYKGISYGVPALLSANANTGYDSSIIPATEWAITQGANVLSCSHGRNTSRELDSLAQYYDHVVWSNHLTVVAAAGNSPDDGKVTSPGLAYNVIAVGAFDDRDTSTWADDVMLGDSGYNDPISQHGDREKPEVAAVGAGMISTLAASPWVGYCDDFGTSYAAPAVSGEAALLMHRQSQLTSWPEAVKAIIMAGAIHNIEGASRLSDRDGAGGIDCSIADDTIANNRWWANTVTYGDFPKTYVLSGIPAGKKVRVVAAWDSHPPDSHPPYGTINDPLQSDFDLIIYDPNGEQVEVSSSYDNNYEIGQFETEMSGNYQARVVKYRFEGASERLALAYSISDP, encoded by the coding sequence ATGAAAACAAAAAAGATCCGGGGATTGCCGGTAGTTCTGGCACTCTTCCTCGTGGGAATGGCGGCTGTGCCGATGGTGAGCGCACAGACAGGTATCGAAGGTTCGTTCGATCTGGAGACCTGCCGAACTGAAGCGCTTGAACACATATCCACGCAGGAGGGCATTCCCGTAGGAGAGTTAACCATCATAAACGAAGCCTTTGCCACGTTCCCCCTTACGGGACAGACCCTCTGGGGGGCAAAGGTACTGGATGCCAAGTCGTCTGCCATCTACGGGGTGTATCTGGACGAACAGGGGAAGGTTGTCGATGTCGATGCCGTCAAGGAGGCCGAAGCGGCCGAGAAGAGCAAACGATACGGAAAACTTGATCCGGATCTCGCTGAGCGCGTCTCAACCCTGCGGTCCGACGAGAAGGTCGTCGTCTGGATCTGGTTGACGGAGCCTTCCATGGACCGGTCGCGGTTCCAGGGCAACCTGAGCGAGGAGCAGTACCAGGACCTGTTGAGCCTGCAGAGAACCACGTATGCCGCCCATGAAGCGCCGGTGATCGACTTCCTGAAGGCGCAGGACTCAACCGTAGTCTATGCCTGTCAGTATGCCCCGGTGGTCTTCGCGGAGGTCTCGCGAGAGACGATCCAGGACCTGAGCAAGCGGTCGGACGTCGTATCGATGGACATCACCCGGAGTTACGAACCTGCACTCAACAGCGCAGCGCCGACCGTGAAGGCGGACGTCGTCTGGGGAAGAGGGAAGACCGGCACCGGCATCAAGGTCGCGATTGTGGAAGTGCCGGAATCGGGTACAAGTTCAAGAATAGAATTCTCAAATCCGTACTTACTTGACGGATTGTCATACCGCCCCGATCTGCCCGCGAGTTCCCATGCAACCGAAGTGGCTGGTATCGTTGCAAGCACCCACTCAACGTACAAAGGCATTTCCTACGGCGTACCGGCGCTGCTCTCGGCAAATGCCAACACAGGGTATGATTCCAGTATTATCCCTGCAACGGAATGGGCGATAACGCAGGGTGCGAACGTTCTCAGTTGTAGTCACGGCAGAAACACATCGAGGGAACTCGACAGTCTAGCCCAATACTACGATCATGTCGTCTGGAGCAATCACCTGACTGTTGTTGCCGCTGCAGGCAACTCACCCGATGACGGTAAAGTAACGTCCCCGGGCCTCGCCTATAATGTCATTGCCGTTGGCGCTTTTGATGATAGGGACACATCGACCTGGGCAGACGATGTCATGCTGGGAGACTCTGGCTATAACGACCCGATATCGCAACACGGCGATCGAGAGAAACCGGAAGTAGCCGCCGTTGGGGCCGGGATGATCTCCACACTAGCTGCCAGCCCCTGGGTCGGTTATTGCGACGACTTTGGAACAAGTTATGCCGCACCGGCAGTATCCGGCGAGGCCGCCCTGCTGATGCACCGGCAGAGCCAGCTCACGTCATGGCCGGAAGCCGTCAAGGCCATCATCATGGCAGGAGCGATCCACAACATCGAAGGTGCCAGCAGGTTGAGCGACCGCGACGGTGCAGGCGGGATCGACTGTTCGATCGCCGATGATACCATCGCGAACAACCGCTGGTGGGCGAACACCGTGACCTACGGCGACTTCCCGAAGACCTACGTCTTGAGCGGCATACCCGCTGGGAAGAAGGTCAGGGTCGTCGCCGCGTGGGACTCGCATCCGCCGGATTCGCACCCGCCTTACGGCACGATCAACGATCCGCTGCAATCCGACTTTGATCTTATCATCTACGATCCGAACGGCGAGCAGGTTGAAGTCTCGTCATCCTATGACAACAACTACGAGATCGGTCAGTTCGAGACGGAAATGAGCGGGAACTACCAGGCGAGGGTTGTTAAATACCGGTTCGAAGGCGCATCCGAGCGTCTCGCGCTGGCTTACAGCATCAGCGACCCCTGA
- a CDS encoding DNA-directed DNA polymerase has translation MSASATLDDFGKTRIGIHQVEYSVGVDIPVVHIFGRDVSGKAVKVDVTGFRPYFYAPVDQVDGAPLPREVADMEPDATYRSIRGEALRRLYTRRPGDVRDARNQFQHYEADIPFSTRFMIDCGLTAGVELPAGASVVDYRKLAPAEIKAPARTCIMDIECVDERGFPEPERDPIICVTCWDSFDEDYTTLLWLPGGVPGDAPVDEPGLCVNGQHRVIRYPDEVSMLRGLVSYVRERDPDILSGWNFVEFDIPYILQRMAALGLRGEDLARLPGQTERNAVRGRSIFDLLGAYRKMHQAQKESYRLDAIAEEELGETKVRYTGTITSLWRSDPARLVEYNCRDVELCVGIDKKNNIVEFYREIARYVGCPLDRTLNSSNVIDIYVLRKASGRFVLPSKGLAAGDEFEGATVFEPATGLRENVVVLDLKSLYPMAMMTINASPETKNPNGELRAPNGVRFSREPDGLTRSIISELLVERDDRKRLRNQYPFGSPEYILYDLQQNVLKVIMNSYYGVSGYTRFRLYDREIGSAVTSVGRAIIKHTRDIITGLGYTVLYGDTDSCMVEVPPGDLEETIARARAIEARLNASYGDFAKSELNADAHYFSIKFEKVYRRFFQAGKKKRYAGHLVWKEGKDVDEVDVVGFEIRRSDSPQITREVQREVIEMILRGDAFEDVQAYLRDVIRQYRRGEYSLDETGIPGGIGKNLDSYENDDAHIRGAKYSNEFLGTDFKRGSKPKRVYIKTVTEKYPRTDVVCFEYADQVPPEFVVDWETMLEKTLKGPISRIIEPLGWDWHDVDPTRTTLFDFGM, from the coding sequence ATGAGCGCCTCGGCCACTCTGGATGATTTCGGGAAGACCAGGATCGGCATTCATCAAGTGGAGTACAGCGTCGGCGTCGATATCCCGGTCGTCCATATCTTCGGCCGAGACGTCTCCGGGAAGGCCGTCAAAGTCGACGTGACCGGTTTCCGCCCCTATTTCTACGCGCCCGTCGACCAGGTTGACGGCGCGCCTCTCCCGCGTGAGGTCGCCGACATGGAGCCGGATGCGACCTACCGCTCCATCCGCGGCGAGGCGTTGCGGCGGCTCTATACCCGGCGCCCCGGCGACGTCCGTGACGCCCGTAACCAGTTCCAGCACTATGAGGCGGACATCCCGTTCTCCACCAGGTTCATGATCGACTGCGGCCTTACCGCGGGCGTGGAACTGCCTGCCGGCGCTTCCGTGGTCGACTACCGCAAACTCGCGCCGGCCGAGATCAAGGCTCCCGCCCGGACCTGCATCATGGATATCGAGTGCGTGGACGAGCGGGGTTTCCCGGAACCGGAGCGGGACCCGATCATCTGCGTCACCTGCTGGGACTCTTTCGATGAGGACTATACGACCCTCCTCTGGCTGCCCGGCGGCGTCCCGGGCGACGCACCCGTCGATGAGCCCGGCCTCTGCGTCAACGGGCAGCACCGGGTCATCCGATACCCGGACGAGGTCTCGATGCTCCGAGGTCTCGTTTCCTACGTCAGGGAGCGCGACCCGGATATCCTCTCGGGCTGGAACTTCGTGGAGTTCGATATCCCCTACATCCTGCAACGGATGGCGGCACTCGGCCTCCGCGGTGAGGATCTCGCGCGCCTCCCGGGACAGACAGAGCGCAACGCCGTCCGTGGGAGGTCGATATTCGACCTCCTCGGCGCCTACCGGAAGATGCACCAGGCCCAGAAGGAGTCCTACCGGCTCGATGCGATCGCCGAGGAGGAACTTGGGGAGACGAAGGTCCGTTACACCGGCACGATCACGTCGCTCTGGCGGTCGGACCCGGCACGGCTTGTGGAGTACAACTGCCGGGACGTCGAGCTCTGCGTCGGGATCGACAAAAAGAACAACATCGTCGAGTTTTACCGGGAGATCGCCCGGTATGTCGGGTGCCCGCTCGACCGGACGCTGAACTCCTCGAACGTCATCGATATCTACGTCCTGCGGAAGGCGTCGGGCAGGTTCGTCCTCCCCTCGAAGGGCCTCGCCGCCGGGGACGAGTTCGAGGGGGCGACCGTCTTTGAGCCGGCCACAGGCCTGCGGGAGAACGTGGTGGTCCTCGACCTGAAATCGCTCTACCCGATGGCGATGATGACGATCAACGCGTCCCCCGAGACGAAGAACCCGAACGGCGAACTGCGGGCGCCAAACGGCGTCCGGTTCTCTCGGGAGCCGGACGGGCTGACGCGGAGCATCATATCGGAACTCCTTGTGGAGCGGGACGACCGCAAGCGCCTCCGCAACCAGTACCCCTTCGGGTCGCCGGAGTACATCCTCTATGACCTCCAGCAGAACGTCCTGAAGGTGATCATGAACTCCTACTACGGGGTCTCGGGCTACACTCGGTTCAGGCTCTACGACCGGGAGATCGGGTCGGCCGTCACGTCGGTCGGCCGGGCGATCATCAAGCACACCCGCGACATCATCACCGGTCTCGGCTACACGGTCCTCTACGGCGATACCGACTCCTGCATGGTCGAGGTCCCGCCGGGGGACCTTGAGGAAACCATCGCACGGGCGAGGGCAATCGAGGCCCGGCTGAACGCGAGTTACGGCGACTTCGCCAAGAGTGAACTCAACGCCGATGCGCACTACTTCTCGATCAAGTTCGAGAAGGTCTACCGCCGCTTCTTCCAGGCGGGCAAGAAGAAGCGCTACGCCGGGCACCTGGTCTGGAAGGAGGGCAAGGACGTCGACGAGGTCGATGTCGTCGGGTTCGAGATCCGGCGGAGCGACTCGCCGCAGATCACGCGGGAGGTGCAGCGCGAAGTCATCGAGATGATCCTTCGCGGAGATGCGTTCGAGGACGTGCAGGCCTACCTGCGCGACGTTATCAGGCAGTACCGCCGCGGGGAGTACTCCCTCGACGAGACCGGGATCCCGGGTGGTATCGGGAAGAACCTGGACAGTTACGAGAACGACGACGCCCATATTCGGGGCGCCAAGTACTCGAACGAATTCCTCGGGACCGACTTCAAGCGGGGCAGCAAACCGAAGCGCGTCTACATAAAGACTGTTACGGAGAAGTACCCGAGGACGGACGTGGTCTGCTTCGAGTACGCCGACCAGGTGCCGCCCGAGTTTGTCGTTGACTGGGAGACGATGCTTGAGAAGACGCTCAAGGGCCCCATTTCAAGGATCATCGAGCCGCTCGGGTGGGACTGGCATGACGTCGACCCGACACGGACGACGCTCTTTGATTTTGGGATGTGA